Proteins encoded within one genomic window of Actinoplanes octamycinicus:
- a CDS encoding IS110 family transposase: MWFCRDDGKVNGYMGQLIIGVDPHKRSATIEIINEREQVLARGRYGTDTGGYQQMLAAGRRHAGRVWAVEGCNGIGRHLAQRLVADGETVLDVPAKLAAKARNFDTGHGRKTDGHDAHHIAVTALRTPGLRRVHADGATVALRLLADRRDQLGATRTETINRLHQLLLELIPGGAKKNLTTDQARTLLERVSVPAGDIVTATRYQLAGDLADELTTLDTKIKAANRQLKTVLAATGTQLTSLNGIGPSGAARLLGDIGDISRFPTRGHFATWNGTAPIDVSSGDNHHHRLNRAGNRRINRVLHIMAITQLRFDTPGRAYYQRKRAEGKTAMEAMRALKRRLSDTVYRQMIKDDHTAQQTATGPGGHTGATLNSSAADPNPKIDTSEKSQPGPANHHPKTPLTPTP; encoded by the coding sequence GTGTGGTTCTGCCGCGACGACGGGAAGGTCAACGGGTACATGGGTCAGCTGATCATTGGAGTCGATCCGCACAAGCGGTCCGCGACGATCGAGATCATCAACGAGCGTGAACAGGTGCTGGCCCGTGGCAGGTACGGCACCGACACCGGTGGCTACCAGCAGATGCTCGCCGCCGGCCGCCGTCACGCCGGCCGGGTGTGGGCGGTCGAGGGCTGTAACGGCATCGGCCGGCACCTGGCCCAGCGGCTGGTCGCCGACGGCGAAACCGTGCTGGACGTCCCGGCGAAACTCGCCGCGAAAGCCCGCAACTTTGACACCGGGCACGGCCGTAAAACCGACGGTCACGACGCGCACCACATCGCGGTGACCGCCCTGCGCACCCCGGGCCTGCGCCGCGTTCACGCCGACGGCGCCACCGTCGCGCTGCGGCTGCTGGCCGACCGCCGCGACCAGCTCGGCGCCACCCGCACCGAGACCATCAACCGGCTGCACCAGCTACTGCTCGAACTGATCCCCGGCGGCGCGAAGAAGAACCTGACCACCGACCAGGCCCGCACCCTGCTCGAACGCGTCAGCGTCCCGGCCGGCGACATCGTCACCGCCACCCGCTATCAGCTGGCCGGCGACCTGGCCGACGAGCTCACCACCCTGGACACCAAGATCAAAGCAGCCAACCGGCAGCTGAAGACCGTGCTGGCCGCCACCGGCACCCAGCTGACCAGCCTCAACGGCATCGGCCCCTCCGGCGCCGCCCGCCTGCTCGGCGACATCGGCGACATCAGCCGCTTCCCGACCCGCGGGCACTTCGCCACCTGGAACGGCACCGCCCCCATCGACGTGTCCTCCGGCGACAACCATCATCACCGGCTCAACCGGGCCGGGAACCGGCGCATCAACCGGGTCCTGCACATCATGGCCATCACCCAGCTCCGCTTCGACACCCCCGGCCGCGCCTACTACCAGCGCAAACGCGCCGAAGGCAAAACCGCGATGGAAGCCATGCGAGCGTTGAAACGACGCCTGTCCGACACCGTCTACCGCCAAATGATCAAAGACGACCACACGGCACAACAGACAGCGACGGGTCCGGGAGGACACACGGGGGCGACTCTGAACTCCAGCGCGGCCGACCCAAACCCCAAGATCGACACTTCGGAAAAGTCACAACCCGGACCCGCCAACCACCACCCTAAAACACCCCTCACACCAACCCCTTGA
- a CDS encoding glycerophosphodiester phosphodiesterase: MLHRVAHRGYSAVAPENTLPALAAAARAGATFVEFDVRCTADGVPVVIHDRTVDRTTSGSGRVWDLRADEIATLDAGSWFGPGHAGLRVPTLAEALAVLQPTAAEILLEIKPPATLDEVKTVIATLAEFDLLDRTVVQSFEADVVRKARQLAPEVRRGLLLFRFDAETVELCRELGVTYCNPSVADVLTGPETMAALTELGVGVMPWTANDLTQWRPLVDAGVAGLITDYVGELSGWAAA, from the coding sequence ATGCTGCACCGCGTCGCCCACCGTGGTTACTCCGCGGTGGCCCCGGAGAACACGCTGCCCGCCCTGGCCGCCGCCGCGCGGGCCGGCGCCACCTTCGTCGAGTTCGACGTGCGGTGCACCGCCGACGGCGTCCCGGTGGTGATCCACGACCGGACCGTGGACCGCACCACCTCCGGCTCCGGCCGGGTCTGGGACCTGCGCGCCGACGAGATCGCCACGCTGGACGCCGGTTCCTGGTTCGGCCCCGGGCACGCCGGCCTGCGGGTGCCGACGCTGGCCGAGGCGCTGGCCGTGCTGCAGCCCACCGCCGCCGAGATCCTGCTGGAGATCAAGCCGCCGGCCACCCTGGACGAGGTCAAGACGGTGATCGCCACGCTGGCCGAGTTCGACCTGCTGGACCGTACGGTCGTGCAGAGCTTCGAGGCGGACGTGGTCCGCAAGGCCCGTCAGCTGGCCCCGGAGGTGCGCCGCGGCCTGCTGCTGTTCCGCTTCGACGCGGAAACCGTCGAACTCTGCCGCGAGCTGGGCGTCACCTACTGCAACCCGTCGGTCGCCGACGTCCTGACCGGCCCGGAGACGATGGCCGCCCTCACCGAGCTCGGCGTCGGCGTCATGCCATGGACCGCCAACGACCTCACCCAGTGGCGCCCTCTGGTCGACGCGGGCGTAGCCGGCCTGATCACCGACTACGTCGGCGAACTCTCCGGCTGGGCCGCCGCCTGA
- the miaA gene encoding tRNA (adenosine(37)-N6)-dimethylallyltransferase MiaA, which produces MSYGCFVSLSPGPRVVTVVGPTAAGKSALSIALAHELGGEVVNADSMQLYRGMDIGTAKLSVAERDGVPHHLLDIWDVSVTAAVAEYQALARAAIDDIRARGRVPLLVGGSGLYLRAVLEEFEFPGTDPVIRARLEAELAETGPAPLFARLRDRDPVAAGKILPSNGRRIVRALEVIELTGQPFTAALPDPRPYYPSVQIGVDREVAELDERIARRVDLMWAAGLLDEVRALDAAGIRDGRTASRALGYQQAIAQLDGVLTESEAKDETVRGTRRFVRRQRSWFRRDPAITWLDGAAPTLVADALAVAR; this is translated from the coding sequence TTGTCCTACGGTTGCTTTGTGTCGTTGAGTCCGGGTCCTCGCGTGGTCACCGTCGTCGGCCCGACAGCGGCCGGGAAGTCCGCCTTGAGCATCGCACTCGCCCACGAGCTGGGTGGCGAGGTGGTCAACGCCGACTCCATGCAGCTCTACCGCGGGATGGACATCGGGACCGCGAAACTGAGCGTGGCGGAGCGCGACGGCGTGCCGCACCACCTGCTCGACATCTGGGACGTTTCGGTCACCGCGGCGGTCGCCGAGTACCAGGCGCTGGCCCGCGCGGCGATCGACGACATCCGGGCCCGGGGCCGGGTGCCGCTGCTGGTCGGCGGGTCCGGGCTGTACCTGCGGGCGGTGCTGGAGGAGTTCGAGTTCCCGGGTACCGATCCGGTGATCCGGGCCCGGCTGGAGGCCGAGCTGGCCGAGACCGGGCCGGCGCCGCTCTTCGCCCGGCTGCGGGACCGGGACCCGGTCGCGGCCGGCAAGATCCTGCCGTCCAACGGCCGGCGGATCGTCCGCGCCCTGGAGGTCATCGAGCTGACCGGGCAGCCGTTCACCGCCGCCCTGCCCGATCCGCGGCCGTACTACCCGTCGGTGCAGATCGGCGTCGACCGGGAGGTGGCCGAGCTGGACGAGCGGATCGCCCGGCGGGTCGACCTGATGTGGGCGGCCGGGCTGCTCGACGAGGTGCGCGCGCTGGACGCGGCGGGCATCCGGGACGGCCGGACCGCTTCCCGGGCGCTCGGCTACCAGCAGGCCATCGCCCAGCTGGACGGCGTGCTGACCGAGTCGGAGGCGAAGGACGAGACGGTGCGCGGCACCCGCCGGTTCGTCCGGCGGCAGCGTTCCTGGTTCCGCCGGGACCCGGCGATCACCTGGCTGGACGGGGCCGCCCCGACGCTCGTGGCCGACGCGCTGGCCGTTGCGCGATGA
- a CDS encoding DUF349 domain-containing protein: MNDWTAFGRVDADGTVYVKTAEGDRVVGSWQAGTPEEGLAHFARRFEDLVTEVDLVEARLKSGAADASHSLSSVKRLRTQLDEAHVVGDIDGLAARLDKLAALADEKAGEARAAREVARTEALARKTALVEEAETIAAEATGWKSAGDRLKEILDEWKTIRGVDKKTDGELWKRFAAARDGFTRRRGAHFATLDGQRKQAQTAKEELVKEAEAISGSDEWNTTANRLKELMAEWKAAPRAAKEAEQRLWERFRAAQDAFFTRRSAVFSARDAEYQGNLERKQAILAELEAIDVDADARGAQNKLRDAQAAWHEAGRVPREAAAGLDRRWRAAEERIRVAMDSAWRKTSPQDNPLLRQMRDQVAEAEQRLERAKAAGDNRRIKEAEQALASKKQFLALAEQAS; encoded by the coding sequence ATGAACGACTGGACGGCCTTCGGGCGCGTGGATGCCGACGGCACCGTGTACGTGAAGACCGCCGAGGGCGACCGGGTGGTCGGCTCGTGGCAGGCCGGCACCCCCGAGGAGGGCTTGGCCCACTTCGCCCGGCGATTCGAGGACCTGGTGACCGAGGTCGACCTCGTCGAGGCTCGCCTCAAGTCGGGCGCGGCGGACGCGTCCCACTCGCTGAGCAGCGTCAAGCGGCTTCGCACGCAGCTGGACGAGGCGCACGTGGTGGGCGACATCGACGGTCTCGCCGCCCGGCTGGACAAGCTGGCCGCCCTCGCCGACGAGAAGGCCGGCGAGGCTCGCGCGGCCCGCGAGGTCGCCCGGACCGAGGCCCTGGCCCGCAAGACGGCGCTGGTCGAGGAGGCGGAGACGATCGCCGCCGAGGCCACCGGCTGGAAATCGGCCGGCGACCGGCTCAAGGAGATCCTCGACGAGTGGAAGACGATCCGCGGCGTCGACAAGAAGACCGACGGTGAGCTGTGGAAGCGGTTCGCCGCCGCCCGGGACGGCTTCACCCGCCGCCGCGGCGCGCACTTCGCCACCCTGGACGGGCAGCGCAAGCAGGCGCAGACCGCCAAGGAGGAGCTGGTCAAGGAGGCCGAGGCGATCTCCGGCTCGGACGAGTGGAACACCACGGCGAACCGGCTCAAGGAGCTGATGGCCGAGTGGAAGGCGGCGCCGCGCGCCGCCAAGGAGGCCGAGCAGCGCCTCTGGGAGCGGTTCCGGGCCGCCCAGGACGCGTTCTTCACCCGGCGCAGCGCGGTCTTCTCCGCCCGGGACGCGGAGTACCAGGGCAACCTGGAGCGCAAGCAGGCGATCCTGGCCGAGCTGGAAGCGATCGACGTCGACGCCGACGCCCGCGGCGCGCAGAACAAGCTGCGCGACGCCCAGGCCGCCTGGCACGAGGCCGGCCGGGTGCCCCGCGAGGCCGCCGCCGGCCTGGACCGCCGCTGGCGGGCCGCCGAGGAGCGGATCCGGGTCGCGATGGACTCGGCGTGGCGCAAGACCAGCCCGCAGGACAACCCGCTGCTGCGCCAGATGCGCGACCAGGTCGCCGAGGCCGAGCAGCGGCTGGAGCGGGCCAAGGCGGCCGGCGACAACCGGCGGATCAAGGAGGCCGAGCAGGCGCTCGCCTCGAAGAAGCAGTTCCTCGCGCTGGCCGAGCAGGCCAGCTGA
- a CDS encoding SCO2522 family protein has product MTAGFDYREAGTAGATSSVALSHLSVELAHLFPEDLAEDALTRYFARVTPWVETTAALARSRAAKARISTCVLVVDHADGSGRPRDVIPRIQEAAKHSGFAVDYLARESALTGGPAREVFDHIVPEPHPGTTGVRPLLDANGWLCTGKRSPTAGGAPAMSGAEWQPPVQTGARHAIFIDAELRDSADGSWSVTLLRAVWQLLRLGLLRPADARLTAPEPVGTLPETWPELPPVVRLTERPGPLCAYQSFSVLPSRFLEVEVAADLIMSMVRLAPEVDDQVVRRAGMEGITLPAEPQDRISHAFLATDPP; this is encoded by the coding sequence GTGACAGCCGGGTTCGACTATCGGGAGGCCGGCACCGCCGGGGCGACGTCGTCGGTGGCGCTGTCCCACCTCTCCGTCGAGCTCGCCCACCTCTTCCCGGAGGACCTGGCCGAGGACGCGCTGACCCGCTACTTCGCCCGGGTGACGCCGTGGGTGGAGACCACTGCCGCTCTCGCTCGTAGCCGAGCCGCCAAGGCCCGGATCAGCACCTGCGTCCTGGTCGTGGACCACGCCGACGGATCCGGACGTCCGCGGGACGTCATCCCGCGGATCCAGGAGGCCGCGAAGCACAGCGGCTTCGCCGTCGACTACCTCGCCCGGGAGTCGGCCCTGACCGGCGGTCCGGCCCGCGAGGTGTTCGACCACATCGTGCCGGAACCGCACCCCGGCACCACCGGCGTCCGGCCGCTGCTCGACGCGAACGGGTGGCTGTGCACCGGAAAGCGGTCGCCCACGGCCGGTGGTGCACCGGCGATGTCCGGAGCGGAGTGGCAGCCGCCGGTGCAGACCGGCGCCCGCCATGCGATCTTCATCGACGCCGAGCTGCGGGACAGCGCCGACGGGAGCTGGTCGGTCACGCTGCTCCGGGCGGTGTGGCAGCTGCTCCGACTCGGTCTGCTGCGCCCGGCGGACGCCCGCCTGACCGCGCCGGAACCGGTCGGCACGCTGCCGGAGACCTGGCCCGAGCTGCCACCGGTGGTCCGGCTCACGGAACGGCCGGGGCCGCTCTGCGCGTACCAGAGCTTCTCGGTCCTGCCCAGCCGCTTCCTGGAGGTGGAGGTGGCCGCGGACCTGATCATGTCGATGGTCCGGCTCGCCCCGGAGGTCGACGATCAGGTGGTCCGGCGGGCCGGGATGGAAGGCATCACGCTGCCGGCCGAGCCGCAGGATCGCATCAGCCACGCGTTCCTGGCCACGGACCCGCCGTGA
- a CDS encoding SCO2521 family protein produces MTRTEHMLAFGEVHTALLRNSRPLSGHSAAELLDLTSGETVRRSQRPISRAISADRWEGVDCRMPSSRGGHPRGVGTLGWHAIVTGGHVTQCSTHAGLVAAESTRRRPWSHYLATPGRIELIGKYRPDEIADGLLRDGTDPAVLDLGAITTRGLDAVQRDGRLDQLAPLNAPGTALRWVAYLGAETLTGRFTLESERFRTLRLTVPGQDLPAVVRLGEDLALHDWLLTTLTAIVDAALTGGHSRAEQLRRLRPAFEHLAHLWMPGAQVDEELMPVWDALDRRAGFSRQWAATVTRVRDHLLLAATPDWA; encoded by the coding sequence GTGACGCGGACGGAACACATGCTCGCGTTCGGCGAGGTGCACACCGCTCTGCTGCGGAACTCCCGGCCGCTGTCCGGGCACTCGGCCGCCGAACTCCTCGACCTGACCTCCGGCGAGACAGTCCGCCGGAGCCAGCGGCCGATCTCCCGGGCGATCTCGGCGGACCGCTGGGAGGGCGTCGACTGCCGGATGCCGTCGTCCCGCGGCGGCCACCCGCGCGGCGTCGGCACGCTCGGCTGGCACGCGATCGTCACCGGCGGCCACGTCACGCAGTGCTCCACCCACGCCGGCCTGGTCGCCGCCGAGTCCACCCGGCGACGTCCGTGGTCGCACTACCTGGCCACACCGGGACGCATCGAGCTGATCGGCAAGTACCGGCCCGACGAGATCGCCGACGGTCTGCTGCGGGACGGCACGGATCCGGCCGTCCTCGACCTCGGCGCGATCACCACCCGCGGCCTGGACGCCGTGCAGCGAGACGGTCGGCTCGATCAGCTGGCCCCGCTGAACGCGCCGGGCACCGCCTTGCGCTGGGTGGCATACCTGGGCGCGGAGACGCTCACCGGTCGCTTCACCCTCGAGTCCGAGCGGTTCCGGACGCTGCGCCTGACCGTGCCCGGCCAGGACCTGCCCGCGGTGGTCCGGCTCGGCGAGGACCTGGCACTGCACGACTGGCTGCTCACCACCCTGACGGCGATCGTCGACGCGGCGCTGACCGGCGGCCACAGCCGGGCGGAACAGCTGCGGCGGCTGCGGCCGGCGTTCGAGCACCTGGCACACCTGTGGATGCCGGGGGCACAGGTGGACGAGGAGCTGATGCCGGTCTGGGACGCCCTGGACCGGCGGGCCGGGTTCAGCCGGCAGTGGGCGGCGACCGTCACCCGGGTTCGCGATCACCTGCTGCTGGCGGCGACGCCGGACTGGGCGTAG
- a CDS encoding DUF6879 family protein, translating to MTFLLTNALDQPLGISLLLSVLIGGIVLIVRFLIMFEHRLTVVESRQLESLREINILVDRKFSEINKATELFHLIESSAVQHDVLAQLVRHSTGILPTSPPIIHSLAESRLRELAEFMAELSEGGDATYYGEDRDWLLGLARHTTTSLDAISTDGVDRGFWQSDIGRHYLEYQRQAVERGVRIRRIFLLPRPEMAGQQEFADACRYQGKMGIDVRVLDHDAIPHAMRTSIVDFIIFDGAVGYETMSASITEPDARPVLAQTRLIMRERRVQELTHIFDHLWRISRPLEAAATPSPASPPAAGDREPG from the coding sequence TTGACGTTTCTCCTGACCAACGCCCTGGACCAGCCGCTGGGGATCAGCCTGCTGCTCTCCGTGCTGATCGGCGGGATCGTGCTCATCGTCCGGTTCCTGATCATGTTCGAGCATCGGCTGACCGTGGTGGAGAGCCGTCAGCTGGAATCGCTGCGCGAGATCAACATCCTGGTCGACCGCAAGTTTTCGGAGATCAACAAGGCCACCGAGCTGTTCCACCTGATCGAGAGCTCGGCGGTGCAGCACGACGTACTGGCCCAGTTGGTCCGGCACTCCACCGGCATCCTGCCCACCTCGCCGCCGATCATCCACAGCCTCGCCGAGTCCCGGCTGCGTGAGCTGGCCGAGTTCATGGCCGAGCTGTCCGAGGGCGGCGACGCGACCTACTACGGCGAGGACCGGGACTGGCTGCTCGGCCTGGCCCGGCACACCACCACCAGCCTCGACGCGATCAGCACCGACGGCGTGGACCGCGGGTTCTGGCAGAGCGACATCGGCCGGCACTACCTGGAGTACCAGCGCCAGGCGGTGGAACGCGGGGTCCGGATCCGCCGGATCTTCCTGCTGCCCCGGCCGGAGATGGCCGGCCAGCAGGAGTTCGCCGACGCCTGCCGCTACCAGGGGAAGATGGGCATCGACGTGCGGGTGCTCGACCACGACGCCATCCCGCACGCGATGCGGACCTCGATCGTCGACTTCATCATCTTCGACGGCGCGGTCGGCTACGAGACGATGTCCGCCTCGATCACCGAGCCGGACGCCCGGCCGGTCCTCGCCCAGACCCGGCTGATCATGCGGGAGCGCCGGGTCCAGGAGCTGACCCACATCTTCGACCACCTGTGGCGGATCAGCCGGCCGCTGGAGGCCGCCGCTACGCCCAGTCCGGCGTCGCCGCCAGCAGCAGGTGATCGCGAACCCGGGTGA
- a CDS encoding FAD-dependent oxidoreductase — translation MAATAKPLLVVGAGVIGLTTAIRLAEEGLPVRVLADEPPSRTTSAAAGAMWETCLTDHPDLDRWSRVCFQRLLAQAPDPAAGIRVVRGVEATRDRIETPDWARRLPDHTEIDPATLPPGFLSGWGFTTALIDMPVYLSYLTGLLERHRITIERAHVTDLADLTGEAPVVLNCTGFRAAQLVGDPSVEPLRGQLVAVRNPGITEFFCEHTDDPTAVVYLLPHGDTLIIGGSGEKGYERPAPDPRITREMLDRGIALFPRIAGAEVLGERVGFRPYRSPVRVERDGRVIHNYGHGGAGVTLSWGSAEDVCRMAVELLG, via the coding sequence ATGGCCGCTACTGCGAAACCGCTCCTGGTGGTCGGGGCGGGCGTCATCGGGCTGACCACTGCGATCCGGCTCGCCGAGGAGGGCCTGCCGGTACGGGTCCTGGCCGACGAGCCACCGTCCCGGACCACCTCGGCCGCCGCCGGCGCGATGTGGGAGACCTGCCTCACCGATCATCCGGACCTGGACCGCTGGAGCCGGGTGTGCTTTCAGCGGTTGCTGGCGCAGGCGCCGGATCCGGCCGCCGGGATCCGGGTGGTGCGCGGGGTGGAGGCGACCCGCGACCGGATCGAGACACCGGACTGGGCCCGCCGGCTGCCGGACCACACCGAGATCGACCCGGCCACCCTGCCCCCGGGCTTCCTGTCCGGCTGGGGCTTCACCACCGCTCTCATCGACATGCCGGTCTACCTGAGCTACCTGACCGGCCTGCTGGAGCGCCACCGGATCACGATCGAGCGGGCGCACGTGACCGACCTGGCCGACCTGACCGGCGAGGCGCCGGTCGTGCTCAACTGCACCGGGTTCCGCGCCGCCCAGCTGGTCGGCGACCCGTCCGTCGAGCCGCTGCGCGGGCAACTCGTGGCGGTCCGCAACCCGGGGATCACCGAGTTCTTCTGCGAGCACACCGACGACCCGACGGCGGTGGTCTATCTGCTGCCGCACGGCGACACGCTGATCATCGGCGGCAGCGGCGAGAAAGGGTACGAGCGCCCGGCGCCCGACCCGCGGATCACCCGGGAGATGCTGGACCGGGGGATCGCGCTGTTCCCGCGGATCGCCGGGGCGGAGGTGCTCGGCGAGCGGGTCGGGTTCCGCCCCTACCGCTCGCCGGTCCGGGTGGAGCGGGACGGCCGGGTGATCCACAACTACGGGCACGGCGGGGCCGGGGTCACCCTCTCCTGGGGCTCCGCCGAGGACGTCTGCCGGATGGCCGTGGAGCTGCTGGGCTGA
- a CDS encoding threonine ammonia-lyase, producing the protein MELTFADIRAAHDVVRRHLPPTPLWGYPLLDRATGAAVLVKHENTQPIGAFKVRGGLTLLASMTAAERARGTVTWSTGNHAQSVAYASHRYDAPCTVVMPAGTDPARAAAVEAWGARAVLTGDSLDEAGRRAERLAAQSGARLVSPGDTPELLAGVGTLYLEILQARPDLDAIVVPVGSGTGAAAACLAAAALAPGCAVIGVQSAASPAAHDSWRAGELLARPNRTAVAGLATGRGFALPQRLMRAGLADFLLVTDEEIGAARRLLATAAHTLAEGAGAAATAAVLSRPELFAGRSVAVVCTGGNAVPAELADLAVPDASVATPASPASPAQMI; encoded by the coding sequence ATGGAGTTGACCTTCGCGGACATCCGGGCCGCGCACGACGTCGTCCGCCGCCACCTGCCGCCCACCCCGCTCTGGGGCTATCCGCTGCTGGACCGGGCCACCGGCGCCGCGGTGCTGGTCAAGCACGAGAACACGCAGCCGATCGGCGCGTTCAAGGTGCGCGGCGGGCTGACCCTGCTGGCGAGCATGACCGCGGCCGAGCGGGCCCGCGGCACGGTCACCTGGTCGACCGGCAACCACGCGCAGTCGGTGGCCTACGCCAGTCACCGGTACGACGCGCCGTGCACGGTGGTGATGCCGGCCGGCACCGATCCGGCCCGGGCGGCCGCGGTCGAGGCCTGGGGCGCCCGGGCGGTACTGACCGGGGATTCGCTGGACGAGGCCGGGCGGCGCGCCGAGCGGCTGGCCGCGCAGTCCGGGGCCCGGCTGGTCAGCCCGGGCGACACGCCGGAGCTGCTGGCCGGGGTCGGCACGCTCTACCTGGAGATTCTCCAGGCGCGGCCGGACCTGGACGCGATCGTGGTGCCGGTCGGCAGCGGCACCGGGGCGGCCGCGGCCTGCCTGGCGGCCGCGGCGCTGGCGCCGGGCTGCGCGGTGATCGGCGTGCAGTCGGCCGCCTCGCCGGCCGCGCACGACTCCTGGCGGGCCGGCGAGCTCCTCGCCCGGCCGAACCGGACCGCGGTGGCCGGGCTGGCCACCGGCCGGGGCTTCGCCCTGCCGCAGCGGCTGATGCGGGCCGGCCTGGCGGACTTCCTGCTGGTCACCGACGAGGAGATCGGCGCGGCCCGGCGGCTGCTGGCGACCGCCGCGCACACCCTGGCCGAGGGGGCCGGGGCGGCCGCGACGGCCGCGGTGCTGAGTCGTCCGGAGCTGTTCGCCGGGCGGTCGGTGGCGGTGGTCTGCACCGGGGGCAACGCCGTCCCGGCCGAGTTGGCGGATCTGGCAGTGCCGGACGCGTCAGTCGCTACTCCCGCTTCACCCGCTTCACCTGCGCAAATGATCTGA
- a CDS encoding LysR family transcriptional regulator — translation MLDVSRLRVLVAVARHGSVTAAAQALHYAQPSVSHHLARLEAETGSRLVQRAGRGIRLTDAGRMLAERAEEILGRLDAAEAELAAHTGLRSGRVRLAAFPSALGTFVPVAAAAFAAEHPGVDLRFTEAGPPAAVRLLRSGEVEAAVLFTYPGEPAPDLDGLRHELLLEEPIHLVTPADRPGGTLADHRDRPWISGCERCRAELVRLCAVAGFTPEVRFTTDDFVAVQALVAAGLGGTVLPGLALAAHHNPDVRTVALDSRRTVYVAVYGDVPDPPATTALLRHLRTAARAL, via the coding sequence ATGCTCGACGTCTCCCGGTTGCGGGTGCTGGTCGCGGTGGCCCGGCACGGCTCAGTCACGGCCGCCGCCCAGGCGCTGCACTACGCCCAGCCGTCGGTCAGCCACCACCTGGCCCGGCTGGAGGCGGAGACCGGCAGCCGGCTCGTGCAACGGGCCGGGCGCGGCATCCGGCTCACCGACGCCGGCCGGATGCTGGCCGAGCGGGCCGAGGAGATCCTCGGGCGGCTCGACGCCGCGGAGGCGGAGCTGGCCGCGCACACCGGGCTGCGGTCCGGCCGGGTCCGGCTGGCCGCGTTCCCGTCCGCGCTGGGCACCTTCGTGCCGGTCGCGGCGGCCGCCTTCGCGGCCGAGCACCCGGGCGTGGACCTGCGCTTCACCGAGGCCGGGCCGCCGGCCGCGGTGCGCCTGCTGCGCAGCGGCGAGGTGGAGGCCGCGGTGCTGTTCACCTATCCGGGCGAGCCCGCGCCGGACCTCGACGGGCTGCGCCACGAGCTGCTGCTGGAGGAGCCGATCCACCTGGTGACGCCGGCCGACCGGCCGGGCGGCACGCTCGCCGACCACCGGGACCGGCCGTGGATCAGCGGCTGCGAGCGCTGCCGGGCCGAGCTGGTCCGGCTCTGCGCGGTGGCCGGTTTCACCCCGGAGGTCCGATTCACCACGGACGACTTCGTCGCCGTGCAGGCGCTGGTCGCGGCCGGCTTGGGCGGCACGGTCCTGCCCGGGCTGGCGCTCGCCGCACACCACAACCCTGACGTACGCACGGTCGCGCTGGACAGCCGTCGCACCGTCTACGTCGCGGTGTACGGCGACGTACCGGACCCACCGGCGACGACGGCCCTGTTACGTCACCTGCGGACCGCCGCCCGCGCCCTTTAG